The genome window TATTTATTTCAGTTTTTCCCTATGCACATATTGAAGCCGTAGTTGCTTCTGTCAGGCAAATTAATACCTACACATTTATCCTTATTTTCATTGTATTGTTGATTGCGGCATTTGTGTATTCAAAGGCATTTTCTAAACCATTACTGACATTAAATACCGCAACTAAACAACTATCAAACCTTGATTTTAGTGGGGATCAGATACAATTGGACACTGGTGATGAGTTTAGTGAACTTGCGGATAATATCAACGCCTTAAGTGCCAACTTACAAACAACATTATCCCAATTAAATGAACAGAATAAGCAGTTATCAAAATCACTCGATCTTGAAAATAAAAATGAACAACGTCGTCTTGATTTTATTCGCGGAATGTCGCATGAGCTAAAAACACCATTAAGTGTTATCCAAGCCTCTTCAGAAGGTCTAGAAAAAGGTGTCTTTGATAACGAAGAAGACAAAAGAAAACACTTAAAACTCATCCAACAAGAAGTTGATAAAACAAATAAAATGATTAAAGATATGATGATGGTCTATCGCTTAGATACACCAGAGTATCAATCACAGTATACTCAATTTGATATTAAAACACTGATCGAAGATGTGTATCAACGGTTAAAGATACTTGCTTTAAACAAGAATTTAGAGGTCGTTATTAATAGCGAATCAATCGTGCTTTATGCTGATCGGGATAAACTCGAAATTGTGATCTCAAATTTATTGAATAATGCCATTAAATATACACCAAAGGAACAACACATCATCATTGATGTGAATCAAACGTTACAAAATATTGAGGTATCAATTACGAATTATGGAGTGCACATTCCAAACGATGCTTTGGATCATCTGTTTGATCCGTTTTATCGTGTAAACAAAGACCGTAGACGCAAAGAAGGATCAACCGGTTTAGGGTTATATATCGTAAGTCAAACACTTAAACAATTAAATACACAGTGTCATGTTGAAAATATAACAGATGGTGTTCGCTTTTTCTTTACTCTTTCACAAAAATAACACAGCGTTATCACAACTTTATGTTTGATGCATTATACAATTAAATCATCAAATAAAAAAAAGGAGCGATGCAAATGAAACTATTATTATTAGGAAGTATGTTATTTACTGGAGGTAGCGCAGTAGCGATGCAAAATGAAGATGTTAACGCGGCTGTAAATGAAGGTGTTGATCATGTTGTACAAGCAGTACAACACCGTTTAGGTCGACGCCTAGCAGATACGGTAAGTGAAACTGGATTCCCATATCCAAACGAAACTGTACTGGCACAAATGACTGAAGAACAAGCTTTTGCGATCACATCAGAAATTGATCAAATAAATGCTGAGTATGATTGGGTCAATATGTCAGAAGAAGAGATTGCTGTTGCACTTGAGGAGATTCATGAGAGATTAGACTTACTCTATACTGAACTTGGTCTTGAATTACCACAGATGCAACGTCAGTATCGTGGTGCTAACAGAAAAGGTCAAGGTGGATACAGAAATGATGGAAATCAACCGTTTAATGGTGAGTGTCCATATGATGATGATACCGCTGATGATAATGCCGATTCTGCTTAATGTATTCATTTTTTCTCTTAGTAAATAGACGATTTATTCGCCAAACAAAAACCCTAAAACTTAAGTTTTAGGGTTTTTTATGGATAAAAACATAGTTTTTCAATTAATGTTTCACCGTTTATATGATGTTTATTTAAAGGAGGAATCATTTGTTTTAATTTAGAATACCGAAGGGGTTTATCGATTAAAATATCACTTAACAAAGTATTTAACGCATCATTATTTGATGTGATTGTTTGAATATATCCTTTACGAATATGAAACGTTACCATGGAGTGGTTTACTTTTTTACGGGTCTTAAAGTTTGCCCCACTACCATAATTCCAATCCCATTGTTGATATTTGTCCTTTACCATTTGTTGGATAATAAATTTATCTTTATCTGTTAGATGAAAAGTATTTAATGCCGTGTCATTATATAAAACTTCATCAACCAAAAAGTTCATAAATGATTCGGTGGTGGCTTCTATAAATAGTAACGCTTTGATATTTTTAGTTTTAGCTGGTTGTGATTGTATCGCATGGCCTTTTTTGGTCGGTGTTTTTAGTAAATGGTTGAGTGCTTTTAAATTGGTATCAAACAACAAGGTCCCATGATGTATCACGCGGCCTTTATGAAAACTTTGTGCGTTACCACTAATTTTATGATTACCGACATAAATATGAGTTTTCGGCTTAAATGTAGCGTTGATGCCTAGTTTAGAGAGTGTTCTTATCACTTTATTGATGAAATATTCATAGTTACTTAAGTGTTCTTTAGGATGATGACTAATAAAAGTATAATTAATATTCCCTAAATCATGGTACACGGTTCCGCCACCACTAATACGTCTAATAACAGGAATCTTTTGGTTACGTATCCGTTTTAAATGCACTTCTTCAAAGGCATTTTGATTTCTTCCAATGATGATACTTGGGGTGTTACG of Candidatus Izemoplasma sp. contains these proteins:
- a CDS encoding HAMP domain-containing sensor histidine kinase, producing MTFLKIKHSFIKKLFISLALLYLIVFLVIVLFQSTIFESFYTQRTIDSTLTEIEHTLPITNEDDLSRRILDFSQSTQTTTSLVPASSLQEQFNVLQLQIITVLTDRDTYDIYVPNLKNQTYNVDASVTGTLVYHDASARYIPLELQIDDHNIMRSGRRRMNPMYQEFYPDLDTSNTITISGNITAVTQALETPEMDQAINPIISNEILNIVTENYEDVSSFQENGFLYYSTNPNSEEKNIVYVVSTSIDDTPYLFISVFPYAHIEAVVASVRQINTYTFILIFIVLLIAAFVYSKAFSKPLLTLNTATKQLSNLDFSGDQIQLDTGDEFSELADNINALSANLQTTLSQLNEQNKQLSKSLDLENKNEQRRLDFIRGMSHELKTPLSVIQASSEGLEKGVFDNEEDKRKHLKLIQQEVDKTNKMIKDMMMVYRLDTPEYQSQYTQFDIKTLIEDVYQRLKILALNKNLEVVINSESIVLYADRDKLEIVISNLLNNAIKYTPKEQHIIIDVNQTLQNIEVSITNYGVHIPNDALDHLFDPFYRVNKDRRRKEGSTGLGLYIVSQTLKQLNTQCHVENITDGVRFFFTLSQK
- a CDS encoding lipoate--protein ligase, translated to MKTLRHDKTDPKYNLALEEYLLKHKSLDDDLFYVWRNTPSIIIGRNQNAFEEVHLKRIRNQKIPVIRRISGGGTVYHDLGNINYTFISHHPKEHLSNYEYFINKVIRTLSKLGINATFKPKTHIYVGNHKISGNAQSFHKGRVIHHGTLLFDTNLKALNHLLKTPTKKGHAIQSQPAKTKNIKALLFIEATTESFMNFLVDEVLYNDTALNTFHLTDKDKFIIQQMVKDKYQQWDWNYGSGANFKTRKKVNHSMVTFHIRKGYIQTITSNNDALNTLLSDILIDKPLRYSKLKQMIPPLNKHHINGETLIEKLCFYP